The following nucleotide sequence is from Streptomyces caniferus.
TGGACACGACGGAAGGCGAGACACCCGGCGGACGCGGGACGGCCGGGGCGGGGCGGGCGGCGGGTGGTGGTGCGACGGGCGCGTCACACTGGGCGCCGGGGGACCACATCCTCTGGCGCTACCGCGACAACGCCGACGCCGGACGGTTCCACATCTGTCGTCCGATGACCGTTGTCCAGGACACCGACGAGCTGCTCGCGGTGTGGATGGCGCCGGGCACGCCCTGCATCAAGCCGGTGCTCGCCGACGGCACCCCGGTGCACCGCGAGCCGCTGTCCACCCGCTACACCAAGCCGCGCCGGACCGCCCACGACCAGTGGTTCGGCACCGGTGTGCTGAAGCTGGCCCGGCCCGGCGACCCCTGGTCGGTATGGCTGTTCTGGGAGCGCGGCTGGCAGTTCAAGAACTGGTACGTCAATCTGGAGGAGCCGCGCCGCCGTTGGCCGGGCGGCATCGACTCCGAGGACCACTTCCTCGACATCTGTGTCTATCCGGACCGGCACTGGGAGTGGCGGGACGAGGACGAGTTCGCGCAGGCGCAGCGGGACGGGCTGATGACGGACGCTCAGGCCTCCGAGGTCAGATCGGCGGGCCGGGCCGCGATCGCACAGATCACGGCCTGGCGCGAGCCGTACGCCGACGGCTGGGAGGACTGGCGGCCCGATCCGGCCTGGGGTGTTCCCCGGCTCCCGGACGACTGGGACCGCGCACCGGATCGTTTGCGGTCGTGAGGGAGTGAACGGGAAACGGGTGAGTGAAGGGGGCGAACCGTGGAAAGGTGCGCCTATGGGTACAGCACATCCCCGCAAGGCGAGGAGCGGGGCCGAGCCCCCTTGCTGTGCCCCCGGTCTTCAAACGTAGGATCGTCCTCCGCAAGACTGCACAGGCGCAACTCCAGAACGGGAAAACGAACTTGACCGCGGTCGCAGGAGGGGCGAGGTCGTGAGTGCGACTCACTACGACGGATACGAAGGGCTGTACCGGTTAGCACTGGACCGGGCCGGCCAGGCCGAGGCGTTCGACGCGATCGGCGACCGGTACGACGACGCCTTTCCCCACAAGGAGGGCCAGCTCGCCTCGGGCACCTGGCTGGCCGAGACCCTGCCCGCCGGTTCGCGCGTCCTGGATCTCGGATGCGGGACGGGCCTGCCGACCGCACGTCAACTCGTCGACGCCGGACACCGCGTCGTGGGAATCGACCTCTCCCCCTCGATGGTCGCACTGGCCCGGGAGCACGTCCCGGACGCCGACTTCCACCGGCTGGACATCGCCGATCTGCGCGGCGGCCGACTCGGCGGCCCCGGCTCCTTCGACGGTATCGCCGCCTATTTCTCTCTTCTGATGCTGCCCCGTGCGGAAATCCCTTACGCACTGGGCATGCTCCATGATCTGCTACGACCTGAAGGGCTGCTGGCCCTGTCCATGGTCGAGGCGGATGTGGACGACTTCACCATTCCGTTCCTGGGCAACTCGATCCGGGTATCGGGTTACCTGCGGGACGACCTGCGCCGGGTCGTGCACGACGCGGGTTTCGACGTCGTCGGGGAGGATGCCTACGCATACGCCCCGTCGAGTACGGACGTACCACCCGAGATCCAGCTCTTTCTGCACCTGCGACGCGCCTGAGACGCAGCGCGTTGGGCGCGCCCCGCACCGGCGGCGCGCTCGGAACGCGGCGCGTTTGGCGCACAGCCCCGGACGGATGGAATCCCACGCGTGACGGAGCACCCCACCTCCCACGAATCGCGGCGGTCGGCCTCGACCGCCGCGCCCTCGGCGTCCCCTGCGCGGGGGCCGGCCGGGACGGCGTCGTACGGCGCGGTCCCCGACCCGCGCAGCGCCCTGCAGCAGCCCGTCGCGCCGGGGTTCGCCCCGTCGCCCGGCGCGGGGTTCGCGGTGCGCGGCGGTGACGACATAGGTCTCGCCGGTGTCGCCGTCACGGCCTCGGGCGGTCCGCCGGCCGGCCGTCACGACGACGAGCCGGCCGTGGACCACGGCGCGGCGCGGCGGGACCCGTCGGCGGACGCGGACGGCGCCGCCGCGGGCCACACCGGCGGGCGCACCAGTGATCACAGCGCCGCTCACAGGGGCGGTCATGCCGCCGCACGGGACGTCTCGCTCCCGTACGGGGAGGCGTACGGCGACGCGTACGGGGAGGTGGCCATGCCTGCGGGAGGACGGCCGGGCGGGGCGGCGGATGCGGGGCGGGAGACGGCCCGTGCCGGACGGCGGGCGGCGCAGGGCGCGGTGGACCGTGCCGAGGCGCCGGAGCCGGGCGAGGAGCCGCACCACGGGCAGCGCCCGCGGCACGGCGCCGAGGGCATCGGGCGCCCGCGTGAGGGCGACGGTCCGGGCGGCGGCGGGCGGTCGCGGCCGCACGCCGGTGAGCCGGGCGGGACGGTGCCGGGGCAGCCGTCGCCGGCGCCGCACGGCGGACGGTCCGCGGGCCCGGGTGCCCACGGTGAGGCATCGCGTCCGGCGGCCGGGGAGGCCACCGCGGCCGAGGCGTCCGGACCGGCCGGTCCGCCGCAGGGCCGGCCGCCCGTTCCCCCGGCCCGCTCGGCGCATCCGGGCGAGAGCAGTGAGGTGGCCGCGGCCCGGCAGGCCGGCGGCGACCGGCTGCGCTTCATCGGGGCGGCGACGCGGCGGATCGCCCGCGGCATCGACCTCGACGAGATCGTGCTCGGGCTGTGCCGGGCGACGGTGCCGACGTTCGCCGACGCCATCCTCGTCTATCTGCGCGATCCGCTGCCGGTGGGCGACGAGCGCCCGACCGGCCCGGTGGTGCTGCGGCTGCGCCGTACCGACCGGATTCCGGAGGAGCCGGACACCAACGGCGGCCGGCTGCCGATGCTCCCCGCACAGCCCGATCTGGGCCCGGCGATGGGCGGCAGCGCGGCGGAGCTGGCCGAGGTGGAGCCCGGCGGTCCGCTGGCCGAGGTGCTGCGCGGCGTACGGCCGTTGTTCGGCGAGGCGCAGGCGGCGCGGACGGCGCTGCCCGAGCTGCTGGGGCCGGATCCGCGGCTGCCCAGTGGCCATCGGGTGATCCTGGCGCCGCTGCGCGGCCGTCGCCGGGTGATCGGTGCGGCGGTGTTCCTGCGCCGCCCGGACCGGCCCGCGTTCGAGCCGGACGATCTGCTGGTGGCGGCGCAGCTGGCGACGCACACCGCGCTGGGCGTGGACAAGGCGGTGCTCTACGGCCGCGAGGCGTACATCGCCGACGCGCTGCAGCGCACGATGCTGCCGGACTCGCTGCCGCAGCCGACCGGGGTCCGGCTGGCCAGCCGCTATCTGCCGGCCGCCGAGACGGCGCGGGTGGGCGGCGACTGGTACGACGCGATCCCGCTGCCGGGCAGCCGGGTGGCGCTGGTCGTCGGCGATGTCATGGGGCACTCGATGACCTCGGCCGCGATCATGGGCCAGTTGCGCACGACCGCGCAGACGCTGGCGGGGCTGGACCTGCCGCCGCAGGAGGTGCTGCACCACCTGGACGAGCAGGCCCAGCGGCTGGGCTCGGACCGCATGGCGACCTGCATGTACGCGGTGTACGACCCGGTGGCGCACCGGATCACCATCGCCAACGCGGGCCATCCGCCGCCGGTGATGCTGCACCGCGGCGGGCGCGCCGAGGTGCTGCGGGTGCCGTCGGGCGCGCCGATCGGCGTCGGCGGGGTGGACTTCGAGGCGGTGGAGCTGGACGCCCCGGCGGGCGCCACCCTGGTCCTCTATACGGACGGTCTGGTCGAGTCGCGGATCCGGGACGTGTGGACGGGTATCGAGCAGCTGCGGGAGCGGCTGGCGGAGACGGCCCGGCTGACGGGTCCCAACCCGCCGCCGCTGGAGCCGATGTGCGACGAGGTGCTGGACATGCTGGGCCCCGGC
It contains:
- a CDS encoding SpoIIE family protein phosphatase → MPAGGRPGGAADAGRETARAGRRAAQGAVDRAEAPEPGEEPHHGQRPRHGAEGIGRPREGDGPGGGGRSRPHAGEPGGTVPGQPSPAPHGGRSAGPGAHGEASRPAAGEATAAEASGPAGPPQGRPPVPPARSAHPGESSEVAAARQAGGDRLRFIGAATRRIARGIDLDEIVLGLCRATVPTFADAILVYLRDPLPVGDERPTGPVVLRLRRTDRIPEEPDTNGGRLPMLPAQPDLGPAMGGSAAELAEVEPGGPLAEVLRGVRPLFGEAQAARTALPELLGPDPRLPSGHRVILAPLRGRRRVIGAAVFLRRPDRPAFEPDDLLVAAQLATHTALGVDKAVLYGREAYIADALQRTMLPDSLPQPTGVRLASRYLPAAETARVGGDWYDAIPLPGSRVALVVGDVMGHSMTSAAIMGQLRTTAQTLAGLDLPPQEVLHHLDEQAQRLGSDRMATCMYAVYDPVAHRITIANAGHPPPVMLHRGGRAEVLRVPSGAPIGVGGVDFEAVELDAPAGATLVLYTDGLVESRIRDVWTGIEQLRERLAETARLTGPNPPPLEPMCDEVLDMLGPGDRDDDIALLAARFDGIAPSDVAYWYLDPKAQTAGQARRLARRALARWGLEELTDQLELLVSEVVTNAVRYAERPITLRLLRTDVLRCEVGDDVPQLPRLRQARPSDEGGRGLYLVNRMARRWGATRLSMGKVVWFELSMPPGAPRG
- a CDS encoding class I SAM-dependent DNA methyltransferase; this translates as MSATHYDGYEGLYRLALDRAGQAEAFDAIGDRYDDAFPHKEGQLASGTWLAETLPAGSRVLDLGCGTGLPTARQLVDAGHRVVGIDLSPSMVALAREHVPDADFHRLDIADLRGGRLGGPGSFDGIAAYFSLLMLPRAEIPYALGMLHDLLRPEGLLALSMVEADVDDFTIPFLGNSIRVSGYLRDDLRRVVHDAGFDVVGEDAYAYAPSSTDVPPEIQLFLHLRRA
- the fomD gene encoding cytidylyl-2-hydroxypropylphosphonate hydrolase; translation: MTADMVDTTEGETPGGRGTAGAGRAAGGGATGASHWAPGDHILWRYRDNADAGRFHICRPMTVVQDTDELLAVWMAPGTPCIKPVLADGTPVHREPLSTRYTKPRRTAHDQWFGTGVLKLARPGDPWSVWLFWERGWQFKNWYVNLEEPRRRWPGGIDSEDHFLDICVYPDRHWEWRDEDEFAQAQRDGLMTDAQASEVRSAGRAAIAQITAWREPYADGWEDWRPDPAWGVPRLPDDWDRAPDRLRS